A stretch of DNA from Serinibacter arcticus:
CGGCAGCGACGGCGACGAGGTCGACGTCCGACTCGACGATCTCGCGGCCGGCGTCGAGCCGGGCGAGGAGCAGGAGATCCTCCACGAGCGCCTGCATGCGGCGGCTCTCGGACGCGACCCGGGTGACGGCGTGCGTCGAGTCCGCCGACAGGTCGCCGTGGCGGAGCACGAGCTCGGAGTAGCCGCGGATGGAGGCCAGCGGCGTGCGCAGCTCGTGCGAGGCGTCGGCGACGAACTGCCGCACCTGCTGCTCGCTCGCGTGCCGGGCCGTCAGCGACGTCTCCACGTGGCCGAGCAGCCGGTTCAGCGCGGCCCCGACCTGGCCGACCTCCGTGCGCTCGTCGGTGTCGGCGTCGGGCACGCGCTCGTCGATCGCGACCACGCCGCGATCCAGCGGCAGCTCCGAGACCCGGGTCGCGGTCTGCGCCACCCGGTCGAGCGGGCGCAGCGAGCGGCGCACAAGCCAGGTCGCGAGCGCCGTCGCACCGACGACGACGGCGAGGCCGACGACGACCTCGACCCCCACGTAGCTGCTCAGGGTCGCGGCCGCGGTGCTCCAGGGCAGCGCCGTCGCCATCCGCGATCCGTCCTCCCGCTCGACGGTGAGGGCGCGATAGGTGCCGAGGCCGTCGATCTGGATCCAGGTCGGGCTCGCGCCGGCGGCCAGCACCTGGCCGGCCTGGTCGGGGGTGAGCTCCTGCGGCTGGGCCGAGTCGTCGAGGTAGCCCGCGGCGACGACGGCGCCGTCGCGCTCCTCGACGACGACGGTGCCGACCGCCTGGCCACGGACGTTGAGCCCGGGCGGGCCGTCGTCCCACGGGAAGGGGGCGGCTCGCCCGAGGAGTCGGTCGAGCCGGTCTGCTGGCCGCCGGACTGCCCCGGCGGGGAGCCGAGGCCCTCCCCGCGCCCCGCCCGCGCTCGCTGGCGCTGAGGAGCGCGTCGTCGACCCGCCCCGCGAGTTCCGCGCGCAGGCTGACGGCCGAGAAGACCCCGAGGATGACGGCGACGAGGAGCGCGACGAGGGCGACCAGCGCGATGAGCTGCGTGCGCAGCCGGAGCGGGCGAGCCGTCACGTGGTCGGGCCCGTCGGCACCGCGGGCTTGAGCACGTAGCCGGCACCGCGCAGCGTGTGGATCATCGGCTCGCGGCCGGCGTCGATCTTGCGGCGCAGGTAGGAGATGTAGAGCT
This window harbors:
- a CDS encoding sensor histidine kinase, with protein sequence MLAAGASPTWIQIDGLGTYRALTVEREDGSRMATALPWSTAAATLSSYVGVEVVVGLAVVVGATALATWLVRRSLRPLDRVAQTATRVSELPLDRGVVAIDERVPDADTDERTEVGQVGAALNRLLGHVETSLTARHASEQQVRQFVADASHELRTPLASIRGYSELVLRHGDLSADSTHAVTRVASESRRMQALVEDLLLLARLDAGREIVESDVDLVAVAADAVSDAHAAGRDHVWRLDLPEDGGLEELLVRGDEARLRQVLVNLLANCRVHTPAGTTVTLGLDRTDAHVRITVRDDGPGIPADQQPGIFDRFSRGDAARGGGDGAARSTGLGLAIVEAIVTAHAGTITLTSEPGRTEVTVLIPASARMVG